One window of Vespula pensylvanica isolate Volc-1 chromosome 15, ASM1446617v1, whole genome shotgun sequence genomic DNA carries:
- the LOC122634632 gene encoding poly(U)-specific endoribonuclease homolog produces MMWLRIFLLFFILGFIDIGYTSAIKSSFSSRFGSSRTSSSHRISKPTLSSGGHHPSGGHISSSSDHGKISSINSKPLNTGHMTGSTVTHQQSHKDINTPFLHGEGGGATKPKTDVNHQTSNIGFSTNAKPPSSPYAPSAPIIPIHDSKPLFSSAPPQAPSFGQSGTHVNQGAGMPIHQSPIGFKPEVYPNNNSPIGFKPSVYPNNNFGSQSSHPLNPPYPSHSMPYPSQTIPHSNPGSPYIPPMPQQPFGGHSMNYPQGHAPFPVTHNYPLQSGVPHYPNMQTGHPMNNHYAPGGYAPGPALYPQQQGQYLAQPAAQPYIPGQTVLMVPGQQSSGRGFGDMIKEALVFSTINAGVNRLINPHQHYYEPRPSGTEGSTGGSTGTTTHITYNNQYFNNYPANGTMDPQNMGSPPNPMYNPTGSNPLQNPTLPMTNTGVYYPPSNIPSVSDGNNDARLPNQLGVTGVSMKNDPNLYVQGNDSNKQVNNTIANTADIYQYFISDNDLYKISEDLFAQEEHNVSKYIVINLQARSKPGNITDVAERPLLYVEPEVYNILTIKVIRMLYDNYERNSSKKENRTFEKRMEENLFLDTILNTNVMHTAMKWLSSRGFIDPDDFERKDILRHIWFTQFSGTSSGFERVFASEIYGDTDILGVQDWIYFDHEESSKNINYMGYVDKMDLGNKASLVKLNLKMNGIIRPNVTIFVGTTPELEMALYTICFYARPNNLCPVSLGNTTFNIYTHAFRYYGKDLIDLALPIF; encoded by the exons ATGATGTGGCTaaggatatttcttttattctttattttggGATTTATAGACATAG GCTATACAAGTGCAATAAAATCGTCATTTTCATCACGTTTTGGCAGTAGCCGTACATCTTCGAGTCATCGAATTTCTAAGCCTACGTTATCCTCGGGTGGACATCATCCTTCAGGAGGGCACATTTCGAGTTCGTCAGATCATGGAAAAATTTCGTCGATAAATTCAAAGCCATTAAATACTGGGCATATGACCG gaAGCACAGTTACACATCAACAATCACATAAAGATATCAATACGCCATTTTTACATGGCGAAGGAGGTGGAGCAACAAAGCCAA aAACTGACGTAAATCATCAGACGTCTAACATAGGCTTTAGCACAAACGCAAAACCACCATCATCGCCTTACGCTCCGTCAGCTCCAATTATACCAATTCACGACTCGAAGCCTCTTTTTTCATCTGCACCACCTCaag CACCATCTTTTGGACAATCTGGTACACATGTTAATCAAGGAGCTGGAATGCCTATACACCAATCTCCAATTGGATTTAAACCAGAAGTATATCCTAACAATAATTCGCCAATTGGTTTTAAACCAAGCGTATATCCCAACAACAATTTCGGATCGCAATCTTCACATCCGCTTAATCCTCCATATCCATCACATTCAATGCCTTATCCAAGTCAAACAATTCCTCATTCTAATCCTGGAAGTCCATATATACCTCCGATGCCGCAACAACCGTTTGGTGGTCACTCAATGAATTATCCTCAAGGACATGCTCCATTTCCTGTAACACATAATTATCCGCTACAATCCGGTGTTCCACATTATCCAAATATGCAAACAGGTCACCCAATGAATAATCATTATGCACCTGGTGGTTATGCACCTGGACCTGCTTTGTATCCTCAACAACAAGGACAATATCTTGCTCAGCCTGCAGCACAACCTTACATACCAGGACAAACAGTATTAATGGTACCAGGCCAGCAAAGTAGTGGTAGAGGTTTTGGTGATATGATTAAGGAAGCTTTAGTATTTTCAACTATCAACGCTGGCGTAAATAGACTGATCAATCCTCATCAACATTATTACGAGCCTAGACCAAGTGGTACCGAAGGTTCGACTGGTGGCAGTACTGGTACAACAACACACATAACTTACAATAATCAGTACTTTAACAATTATCCCGCCAATGGAACAATGGACCCACAAAATATGGGTTCTCCTCCAAATCCAATGTACAATCCTACTGGATCGAATCCATTGCAAAATCCAACTTTACCGATGACTAATACCGGAGTCTATTATCCACCATCTAATATTCCAAGTGTATCGGATGGGAACAATGATGCTAGATTACCGAATCAGTTAGGTGTAACCGGtgtttcaatgaaaaatgatcCAAATTTGTACGTTCAAGGAAATGATTCTaataaacaagtaaataatacaattgcTAATACGGCTGATATTTATCAGTATTTTATTAGCGATAATGATCTTTACAAAATATCAGAAGATCTATTTGCCCAAGAAGAACACAatgtatctaaatatatagtaataaatttgCAAGCTCGTTCAAAGCCTGGTAACATAACAGACGTCGCTGAAAGACc attGTTATACGTAGAACCAGAggtatacaatattttaacgatcaaAGTTATTCGCATGTTGTACGACAATTATGAACGTAAttcaagtaaaaaagaaaacagaactTTCGAAAAACGTATGgaggaaaatctttttctgGATACTATTTTAAATACGAATGTTATGCACACAGCGATGAAATGGTTGTCATCACGTGGCTTCATTGATCCCGACgactttgaaagaaaagacattCTACGTCACATTTGGTTCACCCAATTTAGTGGCACTTCTTCAGGATTTGAACGTGTCTTCGCTTCAGAGATTTATGGTGATACCGATATTTTAGGTGTGCAAGATTGGATTTACTTTGATCACGAAGAATCGtccaaaaatatcaattatatggGATACGTTGATAAAATGGATCTTGGAAAC AAAGCTTCAttagttaaattaaatttaaaaatgaatggtATCATCAGACCAAATGTCACGATATTCGTGGGTACGACGCCAGAACTTGAAATGGCTTTATATACGATATGTTTCTATGCTAGACCAAATAATTTGTGCCCAGTATCACTTGGCAATACCACGTTCAATATTTATACTCATGCCTTCAGATACTATGGGAAGGATCTTATAGATCTCGCACTACCAatcttttaa